One genomic segment of Pseudomonas chlororaphis subsp. aurantiaca includes these proteins:
- a CDS encoding ABC transporter substrate-binding protein, whose product MNAISRLAAVISVASLFPLSAFPLVSVAADAKGSVEVVHWWTSGGEKAAVDVLKAQVEKDGFTWKDGAVAGGGGATAMTVLKSRAVSGNPPGVAQIKGPDIQEWGSTGLLSTDALKDVAKSENWDGLLSKKVSDTVKYEGDYVAVPVNIHRVNWLWINPEVFKKAGIDKAPTTLEEFYAAGDKLKAAGFIALAHGGQPWQDSTVFEDVVLSVMGADGYKKALVDLDQKALAGPEMVKAFTELKKVTSYMDQNRAGRDWNIAAADVINGKAGMQMMGDWAKSEWTAAKKVAGKDYQCVAFPGTDKAFTYNIDSLAVFKLKADRKGDIAAQQDLAKVALGKDFQKVFSINKGSIPVRTDMLNDMAAQGFDSCAQASAKDFLADDKTGGLQPSMAHNMATSLAVQGAIFDVVTNFMNDKDADPAKASAQLASAVKAAQ is encoded by the coding sequence ATGAATGCGATTTCTCGTCTAGCTGCTGTCATTTCCGTTGCCTCGTTGTTTCCCCTCAGTGCATTCCCTCTCGTTTCCGTTGCCGCCGACGCCAAAGGTTCCGTGGAAGTCGTCCACTGGTGGACGTCCGGCGGTGAAAAGGCGGCGGTCGATGTGCTCAAGGCCCAGGTCGAAAAAGACGGTTTCACCTGGAAAGACGGCGCAGTCGCCGGCGGTGGCGGTGCCACGGCCATGACCGTGCTGAAGAGCCGCGCCGTTTCCGGCAACCCGCCGGGCGTTGCCCAGATCAAGGGCCCGGACATCCAGGAGTGGGGCAGCACCGGCCTGCTCAGCACCGACGCCCTGAAAGACGTGGCCAAGTCGGAAAACTGGGATGGCCTGCTCTCCAAGAAAGTCTCCGACACCGTGAAGTACGAAGGTGACTATGTCGCCGTGCCGGTGAACATCCACCGCGTCAACTGGTTGTGGATCAACCCGGAAGTCTTCAAGAAAGCCGGGATCGACAAGGCCCCGACCACCCTCGAAGAATTCTATGCCGCCGGCGACAAGCTCAAGGCCGCCGGCTTCATCGCCCTGGCCCACGGCGGCCAGCCATGGCAGGACAGCACCGTGTTCGAAGACGTGGTGCTCTCGGTCATGGGCGCCGATGGCTACAAGAAAGCCCTGGTCGACCTGGACCAGAAGGCCCTCGCCGGCCCGGAGATGGTCAAGGCCTTCACCGAGCTGAAGAAAGTCACCAGCTACATGGATCAGAACCGCGCCGGGCGTGACTGGAACATCGCCGCCGCCGACGTCATCAACGGCAAGGCTGGCATGCAGATGATGGGCGACTGGGCCAAGAGCGAGTGGACCGCGGCGAAGAAAGTCGCCGGCAAGGACTACCAGTGCGTGGCCTTCCCGGGCACCGACAAGGCCTTCACCTACAACATCGACTCCCTGGCGGTGTTCAAGCTCAAGGCCGATCGCAAGGGCGATATCGCCGCGCAGCAGGACCTGGCCAAGGTCGCCCTGGGCAAGGACTTCCAGAAGGTCTTCAGCATCAACAAGGGTTCGATCCCGGTGCGCACCGACATGCTCAACGACATGGCCGCGCAAGGCTTCGACTCCTGCGCCCAGGCGTCGGCCAAGGACTTCCTGGCTGACGACAAGACCGGCGGCCTGCAACCGAGCATGGCGCACAACATGGCCACTTCCCTGGCCGTGCAGGGCGCGATCTTCGATGTGGTGACCAACTTCATGAACGACAAGGACGCGGACCCGGCCAAGGCCAGTGCGCAGCTGGCATCGGCCGTCAAGGCCGCCCAGTAA
- a CDS encoding D-mannose isomerase, with the protein MNSIPLTFSSWLNAPAHHQWLAAEGQRLLGFARAAQLPDGFGDLDERGRLPSDARTGTMNTARMTHSFAMAHIQGIPGYAALVDHGIAALNGALRDDEYGGWFAAPGHSDGNSGKAAYLHAFVALAASSAVVAARPGAEALLAEAIRVIETHFWSEEEGAMRESFNRDWSREEAYRGANSNMHATEAFLALADVTQDPRWLNRALHIVERVIHQHAAAGDYRVIEHFDRHWQPLPDYNQEHPADGFRPYGTTPGHAFEWARLLLHLEAARCQAGMLSPGWLLLDAQKLFENACRDAWDVDGALGIVYTLDWHQRPVVRQRLHWTHAEAAAAAGALLQRTGEAQYETWYRRFWEFTAEHFIDPLHGSWHHELDSNNRPSAEIWAGKPDLYHAWQAVLIPRLPLAPSMASALAEVSRLGVV; encoded by the coding sequence ATGAACAGTATCCCCCTGACGTTCAGCAGCTGGCTGAACGCTCCTGCCCATCATCAATGGCTGGCCGCCGAAGGCCAGCGCCTGCTGGGGTTCGCCCGCGCGGCACAGCTGCCCGACGGCTTCGGCGACCTGGACGAACGCGGGCGCCTGCCGAGCGACGCCCGGACCGGTACCATGAACACCGCACGCATGACCCACAGTTTCGCCATGGCCCATATCCAGGGCATTCCCGGCTACGCCGCGCTGGTGGACCACGGCATTGCCGCGCTCAACGGCGCGTTGCGCGATGACGAATACGGCGGCTGGTTCGCCGCTCCCGGACATAGCGACGGCAACAGCGGCAAGGCCGCGTACCTGCATGCCTTCGTCGCCCTGGCGGCGAGCTCCGCGGTGGTGGCCGCGCGCCCCGGCGCCGAGGCCTTGCTGGCAGAGGCGATCCGGGTCATCGAAACGCATTTCTGGAGCGAGGAGGAGGGCGCGATGCGCGAGTCCTTCAACCGCGACTGGAGCCGCGAGGAGGCCTATCGCGGCGCCAACAGCAACATGCACGCCACCGAGGCGTTCCTCGCCCTGGCCGATGTCACCCAGGACCCGCGCTGGCTCAATCGCGCCCTGCACATTGTCGAGCGGGTCATCCATCAGCATGCCGCCGCTGGCGATTACCGGGTCATCGAGCATTTCGACCGCCACTGGCAGCCGCTGCCGGATTACAACCAGGAACACCCGGCCGACGGTTTCCGCCCCTATGGCACCACCCCCGGGCATGCTTTCGAGTGGGCCCGTCTGCTGCTGCACCTCGAAGCCGCGCGCTGCCAGGCCGGCATGCTCAGCCCCGGCTGGCTGCTGCTGGATGCCCAGAAGCTGTTCGAAAACGCCTGCCGTGATGCCTGGGACGTCGATGGCGCACTGGGCATCGTCTACACCCTGGACTGGCACCAGCGCCCCGTGGTGCGCCAGCGCCTGCACTGGACCCACGCCGAAGCCGCGGCGGCGGCCGGTGCCTTGCTGCAACGCACCGGCGAGGCGCAGTACGAAACCTGGTATCGGCGCTTCTGGGAGTTCACTGCCGAGCACTTCATCGACCCGCTGCACGGCAGCTGGCACCACGAACTGGACAGCAACAACAGGCCCAGCGCCGAGATCTGGGCCGGTAAGCCGGACCTGTATCACGCCTGGCAGGCGGTGCTGATTCCGCGCCTGCCCCTGGCGCCGAGCATGGCATCGGCGCTGGCCGAAGTGTCTAGACTAGGCGTTGTGTAA
- a CDS encoding ATP-binding protein — MPRSLLGRMLLLTLLAVLFAQTLSSVIWVSQLRATQLEGLVTSARSLAHSMTASVSYFRSLPVAYRPLVLDQLRSMGGTRFVVTLNDKPLGMEVLPITPRKQAVLKAVDEVLRQSLGNDAYISVTFVSPEDLRIFNGGLKLDELPRSWAHYALTLEPVNPPVLVTQIQMAPGEWLYIASLLPEPYTSLEEQGLPAQQVWFIVLTSSFLLLFIGLLVHWQSRPLKRLARAARDMSLGADVQPVAEGGGSEVVEVGRAFNAMRERISRYLTERSQLFSAISHDLRTPITRLRLRVELLEDEQLQSKFGRDLDELELLVKGALQCVKDTDIHENIEPVDLNQVLDCLVEPYLAPNGNGRVTQQGRALAPYPGKPLALKRCMGNLIDNALKYGQNAHLHIDDDANAFILHVDDEGPGVPEQRLEQVFEPHFRLSGQQQGYGLGLGIARNIAHSHGGEVSLQNLREGGLRVTLYLPRSMD, encoded by the coding sequence GTGCCGCGTTCGCTGTTGGGCCGGATGTTGCTGCTGACACTGCTGGCGGTGTTGTTCGCGCAAACCTTGTCCAGCGTGATCTGGGTGTCACAGCTGCGCGCCACCCAGCTCGAAGGCCTGGTCACCAGCGCCCGCAGCCTGGCCCATTCGATGACCGCCAGCGTCAGCTACTTCCGTTCGCTGCCGGTGGCGTACCGGCCGCTGGTGCTCGACCAGTTGCGCAGCATGGGCGGCACCCGTTTTGTCGTGACCCTCAACGACAAGCCGCTGGGCATGGAAGTGCTGCCCATCACGCCACGCAAGCAGGCGGTGCTCAAGGCGGTGGACGAAGTGCTGCGCCAGTCCCTGGGCAACGACGCCTATATCTCGGTGACCTTCGTCAGCCCCGAGGACCTGCGGATTTTCAACGGCGGCTTGAAACTCGATGAATTGCCGCGTTCCTGGGCCCACTACGCCCTGACCCTGGAGCCGGTGAACCCGCCGGTGCTGGTCACCCAGATCCAGATGGCGCCGGGCGAGTGGCTGTACATCGCCTCGTTGTTGCCCGAGCCCTACACCAGTCTCGAAGAACAGGGGCTGCCGGCGCAGCAGGTGTGGTTCATCGTGCTCACCAGCAGTTTCCTGTTGCTGTTCATCGGCCTGCTGGTGCATTGGCAGAGCCGGCCACTCAAGCGCCTGGCGCGGGCCGCGCGGGACATGTCCCTGGGCGCCGATGTGCAGCCGGTGGCCGAGGGCGGCGGCAGCGAAGTGGTGGAGGTCGGCCGGGCCTTCAATGCCATGCGCGAGCGCATCAGCCGTTACCTGACCGAGCGCAGCCAGCTGTTCAGTGCGATTTCCCACGACCTGCGCACGCCCATCACCCGGTTGCGGCTGCGGGTCGAACTGCTGGAGGACGAGCAGCTGCAAAGCAAGTTCGGCCGCGACCTGGATGAGCTGGAGCTGCTGGTCAAGGGCGCGCTGCAATGCGTCAAGGACACCGACATCCACGAGAACATCGAGCCGGTGGACCTCAACCAGGTGCTCGACTGCCTGGTGGAGCCTTACCTGGCACCCAACGGCAACGGCCGCGTGACCCAGCAGGGGCGGGCGCTGGCGCCTTATCCGGGCAAACCCCTGGCGCTCAAGCGCTGCATGGGCAACCTGATCGACAACGCGCTGAAGTACGGGCAGAACGCCCATCTGCACATCGACGACGACGCCAACGCGTTCATCCTGCATGTCGACGACGAAGGCCCGGGCGTGCCGGAGCAGCGCCTGGAGCAGGTGTTCGAGCCGCACTTCCGCCTGTCCGGCCAGCAGCAGGGCTACGGCCTGGGCCTGGGCATCGCGCGCAACATCGCCCACAGCCATGGCGGCGAGGTGAGCCTGCAGAACCTGCGCGAAGGCGGTTTGCGCGTGACCCTGTACCTGCCGCGTTCCATGGATTGA
- a CDS encoding response regulator encodes MSSVSKSILLVDDDQEIRELLETYLSRAGFQVRSTPNGAGFRQALNEAPSDLVILDVMLPDEDGFSLCRWIRQHPRVGQVPIIMLTASSDEADRVIGLELGADDYLGKPFSPRELQARIKALLRRAQFGQERAGGEVLCFDEWRLDMVSHRLFHNDGEEVILSGADFALLKLFLDHPQEILDRDTIGNATRGRELMPLDRIVDMAVSRLRQRLRDTEKPPRLIRTVRGSGYQLAANVVAGNAH; translated from the coding sequence GTGAGTTCAGTCAGTAAGTCGATCTTGTTGGTTGATGACGATCAGGAAATCCGCGAGCTGCTGGAGACCTACCTCAGTCGCGCCGGCTTCCAGGTCCGCAGCACGCCCAACGGCGCCGGTTTTCGCCAGGCGCTGAACGAGGCGCCGAGCGACCTGGTGATTCTGGATGTGATGCTGCCGGACGAAGACGGCTTCAGCCTGTGCCGTTGGATCCGCCAGCACCCGCGGGTCGGCCAGGTGCCGATCATCATGCTTACCGCCAGCTCCGACGAAGCCGATCGGGTCATCGGCCTGGAACTCGGTGCCGACGACTACCTGGGCAAACCCTTCAGCCCCCGCGAATTGCAGGCGCGGATCAAGGCCCTGTTGCGCCGCGCGCAGTTCGGCCAGGAACGCGCCGGCGGCGAGGTGCTGTGCTTCGACGAGTGGCGCCTGGACATGGTCAGCCACCGCCTGTTCCACAATGACGGCGAGGAAGTGATCCTCTCTGGCGCCGACTTCGCCCTGCTCAAGCTGTTCCTCGATCACCCCCAGGAAATCCTCGACCGCGACACCATCGGCAATGCCACCCGCGGGCGCGAACTGATGCCCCTGGATCGTATCGTCGACATGGCGGTCAGCCGCCTGCGCCAACGCCTGCGCGACACCGAGAAGCCGCCGCGGCTGATCCGCACCGTGCGCGGCAGCGGTTATCAATTGGCAGCCAATGTGGTTGCCGGCAATGCTCACTGA
- a CDS encoding glucokinase: MKLALVGDIGGTNARFALWKDQRLESIQVLATADHASPEEAIGVYLGDLGLAPGSIGAVCLSVAGPVGGDEFRFTNNHWRLSRKAFCQTLQVDELLLVNDFSAMALGMTRLQPGEFRVVCEGTAEPLRPAVVIGPGTGLGVGTLLDLGEGRWAALPGEGGHVDLPLSSLRETQLWQHLYSEIGHVSAETALSGGGLPRVYRAICAMDGHEPVLDTPEAITAAGLAGDPIALEVLEQFCCWLGRVAGNNVLTTGARGGVYIVGGVIPRFADFFVESGFARCFADKGCMSDYFKGIPVWLVTAPYSGLTGAGVALEQAFA; encoded by the coding sequence GTGAAGCTAGCGCTGGTCGGTGACATTGGTGGAACCAATGCGCGTTTTGCGTTGTGGAAAGACCAGCGCCTGGAGTCGATCCAGGTGCTGGCGACGGCGGACCACGCCAGCCCGGAAGAAGCCATCGGTGTATACCTGGGCGACCTCGGCCTGGCGCCGGGTTCGATCGGCGCGGTGTGCCTGTCGGTGGCCGGCCCGGTCGGCGGCGACGAATTTCGTTTTACCAACAACCACTGGCGCCTGAGCCGCAAGGCTTTCTGCCAGACCTTGCAGGTCGATGAGCTGCTGCTGGTCAATGACTTCTCGGCCATGGCCCTGGGCATGACCCGCCTGCAACCGGGCGAGTTCCGCGTGGTCTGCGAAGGCACCGCCGAGCCGCTGCGCCCGGCGGTGGTGATCGGACCGGGCACCGGCCTGGGCGTCGGCACGCTGCTGGACCTGGGCGAAGGCCGCTGGGCCGCCTTGCCGGGCGAGGGCGGGCATGTCGACCTGCCGTTGAGCAGCCTGCGGGAAACCCAGTTGTGGCAGCACCTCTACAGTGAGATCGGTCATGTCAGCGCCGAGACCGCGCTCAGCGGCGGCGGCTTGCCCCGGGTCTATCGGGCGATCTGCGCGATGGACGGGCATGAGCCGGTGCTCGACACCCCGGAAGCCATCACCGCGGCGGGCCTGGCCGGCGACCCCATCGCCCTGGAAGTGCTCGAGCAGTTCTGCTGCTGGCTGGGCCGGGTGGCGGGCAACAACGTGCTGACCACCGGTGCGCGCGGTGGCGTGTACATCGTCGGCGGGGTGATCCCGCGGTTCGCCGACTTTTTCGTCGAAAGCGGTTTCGCCCGTTGTTTTGCCGACAAGGGCTGCATGAGCGATTACTTCAAGGGCATTCCGGTATGGCTGGTGACGGCGCCGTACTCGGGCCTGACCGGCGCCGGGGTGGCGCTGGAACAGGCGTTTGCCTGA
- the edd gene encoding phosphogluconate dehydratase: MHPRVLEVTERLVARSRATREAYLALIRGAASDGPQRGKLQCANFAHGVAGCGSEDKHSLRMMNAANVAIVSSYNDMLSAHQPYEHFPEQIKKALREMGSVGQFAGGTPAMCDGVTQGEAGMELSLPSREVIALSTAVALSHNMFDAALMLGICDKIVPGLMMGALRFGHLPTIFVPGGPMPSGISNKEKADVRQRYAEGKATREELLESEMKSYHSPGTCTFYGTANTNQLLMEVMGLHLPGASFVNPYTPLRDALTHEAAQQVTRLTKQSGNFTPIGEIVDERSLVNSIVALHATGGSTNHTLHMPAIAQAAGIQLTWQDMADLSEVVPTLSHVYPNGKADINHFQAAGGMAFLIRELLEAGLLHEDVNTVAGRGLSRYTQEPFLDNGKLVWRDGPIESLDENILRPVARAFSPEGGLRVMEGNLGRGVMKVSAVALQHQIVEAPAVVFQDQQDLADAFKAGELEKDFVAVMRFQGPRSNGMPELHKMTPFLGVLQDRGFKVALVTDGRMSGASGKIPAAIHVSPEAQVGGALARVRDGDIIRVDGVKGTLELKVDADEFAAREPAKGLLGNNVGSGRELFGFMRMAFSSAEQGASAFTSALENLK, from the coding sequence ATGCATCCCCGCGTTCTTGAGGTCACCGAACGGCTTGTCGCCCGCAGTCGCGCCACTCGCGAGGCTTACCTCGCCCTGATCCGCGGCGCCGCCAGCGATGGCCCGCAACGGGGCAAGCTGCAGTGTGCGAACTTCGCCCACGGCGTTGCCGGCTGCGGCTCGGAAGACAAGCACAGCCTGCGCATGATGAATGCCGCCAACGTGGCGATTGTTTCGTCATATAACGACATGCTCTCGGCGCACCAGCCGTACGAGCACTTTCCCGAACAGATCAAGAAGGCCCTGCGCGAGATGGGCTCGGTCGGCCAGTTCGCCGGCGGCACCCCCGCCATGTGCGATGGCGTGACCCAGGGCGAGGCCGGCATGGAGCTGAGCCTGCCGAGCCGCGAAGTGATCGCGCTGTCCACCGCGGTGGCCTTGTCCCACAACATGTTCGACGCCGCGCTGATGCTCGGCATCTGCGACAAGATCGTCCCGGGCTTGATGATGGGCGCGTTGCGCTTCGGCCACCTGCCGACCATCTTCGTCCCGGGCGGGCCGATGCCGTCGGGCATTTCCAACAAGGAAAAGGCCGACGTGCGCCAGCGTTACGCCGAAGGCAAGGCGACCCGCGAAGAGTTGCTGGAATCGGAGATGAAGTCCTACCACAGCCCTGGTACCTGCACCTTCTACGGCACCGCCAACACCAACCAGTTGCTGATGGAAGTCATGGGCCTGCACTTGCCGGGCGCGTCCTTCGTCAACCCCTACACGCCATTGCGCGACGCCCTGACCCATGAGGCGGCGCAGCAGGTCACCCGCTTGACCAAGCAGAGCGGCAACTTCACGCCGATCGGCGAGATCGTCGACGAGCGTTCGCTGGTCAACTCCATCGTTGCCCTGCACGCCACCGGCGGTTCGACCAACCACACCCTGCACATGCCGGCGATTGCCCAGGCCGCGGGCATCCAGCTGACCTGGCAGGACATGGCCGACCTGTCCGAGGTGGTGCCGACCCTGTCCCACGTCTATCCGAACGGCAAGGCCGACATCAACCACTTCCAGGCGGCGGGCGGCATGGCGTTCCTGATTCGCGAGCTGCTGGAGGCCGGCCTGCTCCACGAAGACGTCAACACCGTGGCCGGCCGTGGCCTGAGCCGCTACACCCAGGAGCCGTTCCTGGACAACGGCAAGCTGGTATGGCGCGACGGCCCGATCGAAAGCCTCGACGAAAACATCCTGCGCCCGGTGGCCCGCGCGTTCTCGCCGGAAGGCGGCTTGCGGGTGATGGAAGGCAACCTCGGTCGCGGGGTGATGAAAGTCTCCGCCGTGGCGCTGCAGCACCAGATCGTCGAAGCGCCGGCGGTGGTGTTCCAGGACCAGCAGGACCTGGCCGATGCGTTCAAGGCCGGTGAGCTGGAAAAAGACTTCGTGGCGGTGATGCGCTTCCAGGGCCCGCGCTCCAACGGCATGCCGGAACTGCACAAGATGACGCCGTTCCTCGGCGTGTTGCAGGACCGTGGCTTCAAGGTCGCGCTGGTCACCGACGGGCGCATGTCCGGGGCCTCGGGCAAGATCCCGGCGGCGATCCACGTCAGCCCGGAAGCCCAGGTCGGCGGTGCGCTGGCGCGGGTGCGCGACGGCGACATCATTCGCGTGGATGGCGTAAAGGGCACGCTGGAGCTTAAGGTAGACGCCGACGAGTTCGCCGCCCGTGAGCCGGCCAAGGGCCTGCTGGGTAACAACGTCGGCAGCGGCCGCGAATTGTTCGGTTTCATGCGCATGGCCTTCAGCTCGGCGGAGCAGGGCGCCAGCGCCTTTACCTCTGCCCTGGAGAACCTTAAGTGA
- the gap gene encoding type I glyceraldehyde-3-phosphate dehydrogenase, with product MTLRIAINGFGRIGRNVLRALYTQGYRQDLQIVAINDLGDSSINAHLLKYDTVHGTFDADVQHDQESLTVNGDRIAVSAIRNPAELPWAAEKIDVVFECTGLFTDRAKAAAHISAGARKVIISAPAKGADATVVYGVNHDILRQSHQIISNASCTTNCLAPVAQVLNRELGIESGLMTTIHAYTNDQNLTDVYHSDPYRARSATQNMIPSKTGAAEAVGLVLPELAGKLTGMAVRVPVINVSLVDLTVQLKRNTTAEEVNALLKSASQHSKILGYNSLPLVSSDFNHNPLSSIFDANHTKVSGGKLLKVLAWYDNEWGFSNRMLDNCLALCSAE from the coding sequence ATGACTCTACGAATCGCAATCAATGGTTTTGGCCGCATCGGCCGCAACGTCCTGCGCGCACTTTATACCCAAGGCTATCGCCAGGATCTGCAGATCGTCGCCATCAACGATCTGGGTGATAGTTCGATCAATGCCCACCTGCTCAAATACGATACCGTCCACGGCACCTTCGATGCCGACGTGCAGCACGATCAGGAAAGCCTGACCGTCAACGGCGACCGGATCGCCGTCAGCGCCATCCGCAATCCGGCCGAACTGCCCTGGGCCGCCGAGAAGATCGACGTGGTATTCGAATGCACCGGTCTGTTCACCGACCGTGCCAAGGCCGCCGCCCATATCAGCGCCGGCGCCCGCAAAGTGATCATTTCCGCCCCGGCCAAAGGCGCCGACGCCACCGTGGTGTATGGCGTGAACCACGACATTCTGCGCCAGTCGCACCAGATCATTTCCAACGCTTCGTGCACCACCAACTGCCTGGCGCCGGTGGCCCAGGTGCTGAACCGCGAGCTGGGCATCGAAAGCGGGCTGATGACCACCATCCACGCCTACACCAACGACCAGAACCTGACCGACGTCTACCACAGCGATCCGTACCGCGCCCGTTCGGCCACCCAGAACATGATCCCGAGCAAGACCGGCGCGGCCGAAGCCGTGGGCCTGGTGCTGCCGGAACTGGCGGGCAAGCTGACCGGCATGGCGGTGCGGGTGCCGGTGATCAACGTATCGCTGGTTGACCTGACCGTGCAGCTCAAGCGCAACACCACCGCCGAGGAGGTCAACGCCCTGCTCAAGAGCGCCAGCCAGCACTCGAAGATCCTGGGCTACAACAGCCTGCCGTTGGTCTCCAGCGACTTCAACCACAACCCGCTGTCGTCGATCTTCGACGCCAATCACACCAAGGTCAGCGGCGGCAAGCTGCTCAAGGTACTGGCCTGGTACGACAACGAGTGGGGCTTCTCCAACCGCATGCTGGATAACTGCCTGGCCCTGTGCAGCGCCGAGTAA
- a CDS encoding methylglyoxal synthase: protein MIGISFTQASMAARKRIALVAHDHCKSFLLDWAERQKDKLAEHDLLATGTTGQLLHQRLGLPVESMISGPLGGDQQLGARIAEQRVDMLVFFWDPFEPQPHDPDIKALLRVAAVWNIPVACNECSADYLLSSPLMEQAHRYRIPDYPAYLSGRR from the coding sequence ATGATCGGTATCAGCTTCACCCAGGCCAGCATGGCGGCGCGCAAGCGCATCGCCCTGGTGGCCCACGACCATTGCAAGAGTTTCCTCCTGGACTGGGCCGAGCGGCAGAAAGACAAGCTCGCCGAGCATGATCTGCTGGCCACCGGCACCACCGGCCAGTTGCTGCACCAGCGCCTGGGCCTGCCGGTGGAAAGCATGATCAGCGGCCCCCTGGGCGGCGACCAGCAGCTCGGCGCGCGAATCGCCGAGCAGCGGGTGGACATGCTGGTGTTCTTCTGGGACCCCTTCGAACCTCAGCCCCACGATCCGGACATCAAGGCCCTGCTACGGGTCGCGGCGGTCTGGAACATTCCCGTGGCCTGCAACGAATGCAGCGCCGACTACCTGCTCAGCAGCCCGCTGATGGAGCAGGCGCACCGCTACCGGATTCCGGACTACCCGGCGTACCTCTCAGGGCGTCGATGA
- a CDS encoding RNA polymerase sigma factor, whose amino-acid sequence MSQSRFNHVFLTQRVSLLRTLDRMVNNPSTAEDLLQETYLRVTRALSERAIDHLEPFVFQTARNLALDHLRARRIQARTLLEDVPLDVVESVAAPLSSAEDAAHAEQLLERLNMSLAQLSRRQQQIFILSRLHGHSYLEIAQKLEVSQSTVQKELKLIMAICIGVAERLNGH is encoded by the coding sequence GTGAGCCAATCCCGCTTCAATCACGTCTTTCTCACCCAGCGCGTTTCGCTGCTGCGCACGCTGGATCGGATGGTCAACAACCCCAGCACCGCCGAGGACCTGTTGCAGGAAACCTACCTGCGCGTGACCCGGGCCCTGAGTGAACGGGCCATCGACCACCTCGAACCCTTCGTCTTCCAGACCGCCCGCAACCTGGCGCTCGACCACCTGCGCGCGCGCCGCATCCAGGCCCGTACCCTGCTCGAAGACGTGCCGCTGGACGTGGTCGAAAGCGTGGCCGCGCCCCTGAGCAGCGCCGAGGATGCCGCCCATGCCGAACAATTGCTGGAACGCCTGAACATGAGCCTTGCCCAACTCAGCCGGCGCCAACAGCAGATCTTCATCCTCAGCCGCCTGCACGGCCACAGCTACCTGGAGATCGCCCAGAAGCTCGAGGTCTCCCAGAGCACCGTGCAAAAGGAACTGAAGCTGATCATGGCCATCTGCATCGGCGTCGCCGAGCGCTTGAACGGTCATTGA
- a CDS encoding FecR family protein, with the protein MTDIHRTQPTAQDEETSTPCAADQAMDQALDWLILLENPSPEQTRQFHHWLNASPLHSAAFDKAQAIWNGPQVVRCAQNLDRQKPKVSTLSRLRPHWRPLAVAAVLILGLFSFSNLPLRLQADHLTVVGERQRLQLEDGSKVLLNTNSAFSSTIDERQRVARLYQGEAFFEIPASRGQPLELDAGPVRASVRDTAFAVRYLDGVAQVRVQRGDVDLRATHDDARVRLSAGESIRIGPNGFDRPAKLDLDKDLAWVQGRLVFENCPLNQVLAELRRYYPGWIVNNNERLADVAVTGNYRLDQPLDVVRSLAHITSARLQEFPALVILN; encoded by the coding sequence GTGACGGACATCCACCGCACCCAGCCAACCGCCCAGGACGAGGAAACATCCACCCCCTGCGCCGCGGATCAGGCCATGGACCAGGCCCTGGACTGGCTGATCCTGCTGGAGAACCCGAGCCCTGAGCAGACCCGGCAATTCCACCACTGGCTGAACGCCTCGCCCCTGCACAGCGCAGCCTTCGACAAGGCCCAGGCGATCTGGAACGGTCCGCAAGTGGTGCGCTGCGCGCAAAACCTGGACAGGCAAAAACCCAAGGTCAGCACGCTGTCGCGCTTGCGTCCGCACTGGCGGCCCTTGGCGGTCGCGGCGGTGCTGATCCTCGGCCTGTTCAGCTTCAGCAACCTGCCACTGCGGCTGCAGGCCGACCACCTGACCGTGGTCGGCGAGCGCCAGCGCCTGCAACTGGAGGACGGCTCGAAAGTCCTGCTCAACACCAATTCGGCCTTCTCCAGCACCATCGACGAGCGCCAGCGCGTGGCTCGCCTGTACCAGGGCGAAGCCTTCTTCGAGATCCCCGCCAGCCGCGGCCAGCCGCTGGAACTCGACGCCGGCCCGGTACGCGCCAGCGTGCGCGACACCGCCTTCGCCGTGCGTTACCTGGACGGCGTGGCCCAGGTGCGGGTACAGCGTGGCGATGTCGACCTGCGCGCTACCCACGACGATGCCCGGGTGCGCCTGTCGGCCGGCGAAAGCATCCGCATCGGCCCCAACGGTTTCGACCGCCCGGCCAAGCTCGACCTCGACAAGGACCTGGCCTGGGTCCAGGGCCGGCTGGTGTTCGAGAACTGCCCGCTGAACCAGGTGCTGGCCGAGTTGCGCCGGTATTACCCGGGCTGGATCGTCAACAACAACGAGCGCCTGGCCGATGTCGCGGTCACCGGTAACTACCGCCTCGACCAGCCGCTGGACGTGGTGCGCTCCCTGGCTCACATCACCTCGGCGCGCCTGCAGGAGTTTCCTGCGCTAGTAATTCTCAACTAG